A single window of Vanessa tameamea isolate UH-Manoa-2023 chromosome 5, ilVanTame1 primary haplotype, whole genome shotgun sequence DNA harbors:
- the LOC113392297 gene encoding LOW QUALITY PROTEIN: NADPH:adrenodoxin oxidoreductase, mitochondrial-like (The sequence of the model RefSeq protein was modified relative to this genomic sequence to represent the inferred CDS: substituted 2 bases at 2 genomic stop codons), protein MNFKPFKSTFRLFSSYKNVPRVCVVGAGPAGFYAAMHLTKKLENVCIDIIEKLPVPFGLVRYGVAPDHPEVKNVINQFTKFAQQTNVNFYGNITLGEDINLLQLRQHYDAVLLTYGAEEDKTLGIENEDATNIIAARNFVGWYNGHPRDRDLKVDLSGPVAAILGQGNVALDVARILLSPLDTLKKTDITEYALQALAESKLKELYLVGRRGPLNVAFTIKELREQIKLKNCATVWREKDFAGVAEAVKDLQRPKKRLIELMLKSLNENDDISDQNEKSFKPIFFRSPKKFLVNSENYLSGIELIVNKLKGDRIEDQKCIPTNETEILNCSLAFRSIGYKSIKVVEDLPFSANGVVINENGRVSNNEDSEIAKLYVAGWLGTGPVGVILHTMSNAFQVAKLICEDLKKHNNYNKDGFAGVKNDINKNTPVIDWSGWEKIDKYECEEGKKLGKPLTYIVALVMLFIXFXLFTMTEENWNDDGAEAGSMAIDSMPLPQPADIPEIKLFGRWSCYDVQVSDMSLQDYISVKEKYAKYLPHSAGRYAHKRFRKAQCPIVERLTNSLMMHGRNNGKKLMAVRIVKHAFEIIHLLTGENPLQVLVTAIINSGPREDSTRIGRAGTVRRQAVDVSPLRRVNQAIWLLCTGAREAAFRNIKTIAECVADELINAAKGSSNSYAIKKKDELERVAKSNR, encoded by the exons atgaattttaagcCATTTAAATCAACCTTTCGGTTGTTTTCATCTTATAAAAATGTGCCTCGGGTATGTGTCGTGGGCGCAGGACCTGCTGGCTTTTACGCAGCAATGCATTTAACTAAGAAATTGGAGAATGTATGTATTGATATTATAGAAAAGCTGCCAGTTCCATTCGGATTAGTACG GTATGGAGTTGCCCCTGATCATCCAGAAGTAAAGAatgttataaatcaatttactaaatttgctcaacaaacaaatgttaatttttatggaaATATAACCTTAGGAGAGGATATCAATTTGTTACAATTGAGACAACATTATGATGCTGTTTTGTTg ACTTATGGAGCAGAGGAAGATAAGACTTTAGGTATTGAAAATGAAGATGCTACGAATATAATTGCTGCAAGGAATTTTGTGGGATGGTATAATGGTCATCCTAGAGATAGAGATCTTAAG gttGATTTATCTGGACCTGTAGCAGCTATTCTTGGTCAAGGAAATGTAGCACTTGATGTTGCTAGAATATTGTTGTCACCACTAGATACTTTGAAAAAAACTGACATTACAGAGTATGCACTGCAAGCATTAGCAGAATCAAAACTCAAAGAATTATATCTTGTAGGAAGAAGAGGCCCACTAAATGTGGCATTTACAATTAAAGAACTCCGTgaacaaattaaacttaaaaattgtgCAACAGTTTGGAGGGAAAAGGATTTTGCAGGTGTTGCAGAAGCTGTAAAAGATTTGCAGAGACCTAAAAAGAGATTGATAGAGCTTATGCTTAAATCACTTAATGAAAATGATGATATTAGTGATCAAAATGAAAAGTCTTTCAaaccaatattttttaggaGCCCAAAAAAATTTTTGGTCAATTCGGAAAATTACTTAAGTGGTATAGAATTAATAGTTAACAAATTAAAAGGTGACAGAATAGAAGATCAAAAATGTATCCCAACAAATGAAacagaaattttaaattgttctcTTGCATTTCGTAGCATTGggtataaaagtattaaagttGTTGAAGATTTACCATTTAGTGCTAATGGTgttgtaataaatgaaaatggtCGAGTTTCAAACAACGAAGACAGTGAAATAGCAAAGCTTTATGTGGCTGGATGGCTAGGTACAGGACCTGTAGGagttattttacatacaatgaGTAATGCATTCCAAGTTGCAAAGTTAATCTGTgaggatttaaaaaaacataacaattacaataagGATGGATTTGCTGgagttaaaaatgatattaataagaATACTCCGGTAATAGATTGGAGTGGTTGggaaaaaattgataaatatgagTGTGAAGAAGGTAAAAAACTTGGTAAACCTC TGACTTATATAGTGGCATTAgtgatgttgtttatttaattttagttgttCACAATGACCGAGGAAAACTGGAACGATGATGGTGCCGAGGCGGGCAGCATGGCCATCGACAGCATGCCATTGCCACAACCGGCTGACATTCCCGAAATTAAACTGTTCGGGAGATGGAGCTGCTACGATGTCCAGGTTTCAGACATGTCGCTACAGGATTACATTTCAGTCAAGGAGAAATACGCTAAATACTTGCCACACTCGGCTGGTAGATACGCTCACAAGCGATTCCGTAAAGCGCAGTGCCCTATTGTCGAACGTTTGACAAATTCCTTGATGATGCATGGACGCAACAACGGAAAGAAATTGATGGCCGTGCGTATTGTTAAGCACGCTTTTGAGATCATCCATCTTCTGACTGGCGAAAATCCTCTTCAAGTTCTTGTGACAGCTATCATCAATTCTGGTCCTCGTGAAGATTCCACTAGAATCGGTCGTGCTGGTACAGTGCGTCGTCAAGCTGTGGATGTGTCCCCACTTCGTCGTGTGAACCAAGCTATCTGGTTGTTGTGCACAGGAGCACGTGAAGCAGCATTCAGAAACATTAAGACAATTGCGGAGTGTGTTGCTGATGAACTTATTAACGCTGCTAAGGGTTCATCAAACTCTTACGCTATTAAGAAAAAGGATGAGTTGGAGCGTGTTGCTAAATCCAACCGTTAA
- the LOC113392276 gene encoding AP-3 complex subunit mu-1, with amino-acid sequence MIHSLFIINPSGDVFLEKHWRSVIPRSVCDYYLEAQRASPNDVPPVLAAPHHYLISIQRGGVALVAVSKQEVAPLFVIEFLHRVVDTFQDYFSDCTETIIKENYVVVYELLDEMLDNGFPLATESNILKELIKPPNILRTIANTVTGKSNVSSILPSGQLSNVPWRRSGVKYANNEAYFDVIEEVDAIIDKSGATVSAEIQGYIDCCIKLSGMPDLTLTFVNPRLFDDVSFHPCVRFKRWESERILSFIPPDGNFRLMSYHIGSQSVVAIPIYVRHNLTLRNNGDQGRLDLTVGPKQTMGRTLENVALEICMPKCVLNCSLTANQGKYSYDPVSKVLLWDIGRIELPKLPNIRGSVSVASGADTSGANPSINVHFTIPQLAVSGLRVSRLDMYGAKYKPFKGVKYVTKAGKFHVRM; translated from the exons ATGATTCacagtttgtttataataaatccttCTGG tGATGTGTTTCTTGAAAAACATTGGCGAAGCGTCATTCCACGATCAgtatgtgattattatttagagGCTCAAAGAGCTTCACCTAAC GATGTACCACCTGTGCTTGCTGCTCCCCATCATTACTTGATATCTATTCAGCGAGGGGGGGTTGCTCTTGTAGCAGTCAGCAAACAAGAGGTTGCTCCACTTTTTGTGATAGAGTTTCTGCATAGAGTTGTAGATACTTTTCAG GATTATTTCTCTGATTGCACAGAGactattataaaagaaaattatgttgTTGTGTATGAg ctGCTAGATGAAATGTTGGACAATGGCTTTCCATTGGCCACTGAGAGTAATATTCTCAAGGAATTAATAAAACCGCCTAACATTTTGAGAACAATTGCTAATACTGTTACTGGTAAATCAAA tgTGTCATCAATATTGCCTTCCGGTCAGCTTTCAAATGTTCCGTGGAGAAGGTCAGGTGTCAAGTATGCTAATAATGAAGCATATTTTGATGTCATTGAAGAAGTTGATGCTATAATTGACAAAAGTGGTGCAACAGTGTCAGCTGAAATACAGGGTTAT attgATTGCTGCATCAAGCTGAGTGGTATGCCAGATTTAACACTAACTTTTGTGAACCCGCGTCTCTTTGATGACGTTTCATTCCATCCTTGTGTTAGATTTAAGCGTTGGGAG tctGAAAGAATATTGTCTTTTATACCGCCTGATGGTAATTTCCGTCTCATGTCTTACCATATTGGATCCCAGAGTGTTGTTGCAATTCCTATTTATGTTAGACATAACCTCACTCTAAGGAATAATGGTGATCAAGGAAGATTAGATCTGACTGTTGGACCAAAACAGACCATGGGAAGAACATTAGAAA ATGTCGCATTAGAAATCTGTATGCCAAAATGTGTTCTAAATTGTTCTCTGACGGCCAACCAGGGTAAATACTCTTACGACCCTGTAAGCAAAGTTCTACTCTGGGATATAGGACGCATTGAGCTACCTAAACTGCCCAATATACGAGGAAGT gtGTCAGTGGCTTCTGGTGCGGATACTTCCGGCGCCAATCCAAGCATTAATGTTCACTTCACAATACCTCAGCTGGCGGTCAGTGGGCTCAGAGTGAGCCGGCTGGACATGTACGGCGCtaaatataaaccttttaaGGGCGTTAAATACGTAACGAAGGCTGGCAAGTTCCATGTGAGAATGTGA
- the LOC113392277 gene encoding odorant receptor 4-like, producing MDESTIKAAKIEIDESLMLSTFSMRRIGLFFDKPKTTAAYFRQKLMFVASVCSICCHVFSEFMNIVLTFASSPRVEDVVPLFHTFGYGALSIAKVFVLWYKNTVFGELIEKLAGIWPMPPLDDDASQNKEKSLTALRVSHRWYFSVNIMGVWFYNFTPIIIYFYRVWQGRDTQIGFVWVSWYPFDKHQPIAHIAVYLFEIYAGVTCVWIMVSSDLLFSGMASHIALLLRILQSRLESLGSIKKTDEEYYEEIRSNIKLHQRLISYCNNLEEAFSLCNLINIVMSSINICCVVFVIVLLEPLMAISNKLFLGSALIQVGALCWYADDIFHANENIAAAVYSSGWYKMNPRCRRALAFLILRSQKPIAFTAMKFTKISLVTYSSILTRSYSYFALLYTMYNDN from the exons ATGGATGAATCCACAATAAAAGCGGCTAAAATAGAAATAGATGAGTCCTTGATGCTGAGTACTTTTAGTATGCGGCGCATAGgtttatttttcgataaaccTAAAACAACCGCAGCTTACTTTCGCCAAAAATTAATGTTCGTCGCATCCGTCTGTAGTATCTGTTGTCACGTTTTCAGTGAATTCATGAACATAGTCCTCACGTTCGCCAGCTCACCTCGTGTCGAAGATGTCGTTCCGCTCTTTCATACCTTTGGTTACGGCGCATTga gTATCGCGAAAGTATTCGTCTTGTGgtataaaaatacagtatttGGAGAACTAATAGAAAAGCTAGCTGGAATATGGCCCATGCCCCCTCTTGATGACGATGCTTcgcaaaataaagaaaaaagccTTACAGCCTTGCGCGTTAGTCATCGAt GGTACTTTAGCGTAAATATTATGGGTGTATGGTTTTATAACTTCAcaccaattataatttatttctaccgAGTCTGGCAAGGTCGGGATACACAGATCGGGTTTGTGTGGGTGTCCTGGTATCCCTTCGACAAACATCAACCCATAGCTCATATTGCTGTCTACCTGTTTGAAATATACGCTG gaGTGACCTGCGTTTGGATTATGGTTTCTTCTGACTTACTATTTTCTGGAATGGCGAGTCATATTGCTCTTCTCCTCCGTATATTGCAAAGTCGTTTAGAATCATTgggttcaataaaaaaaactgacgaAGAATATTATGAAGAAATACGATCAAATATAAAGCTGCATCAAAGATTAATAAG CTATTGCAACAATTTGGAGGAAGCTTTCTCGCTTtgtaatctaattaatattgtgATGAGTTCCATTAATATCTGCTGTGTGGTCTTCGTCATTgtg TTACTGGAACCGTTAATGGCGATAAGCAATAAACTTTTTCTGGGATCAGCATTAATACAAGTCGGAGCTTTATGCTGGTATGCGGACGACATTTTTCATGCG AATGAAAATATTGCTGCAGCGGTATACAGCAGCGGATGGTATAAAATGAATCCACGTTGTCGTCGTGCTTTAGCATTTTTAATACTAag ATCTCAAAAGCCGATTGCATTTACTGCAATGAAATTCACAAAGATCTCTCTTGTCACATACTCTTCA ATCCTAACGAGATCCTACTCATATTTTGCACTGCTGTATACAATGTACAACGATAATTGA